The Pseudomonas triclosanedens genome has a window encoding:
- a CDS encoding OprD family porin, producing the protein MLHHRISLLALGILASTAAIAEDQSTANGFVEDSHLDLFFRNAYMNRDKWHETPGGKAHDKAEWGQAATATFTSGFTQGTVGFGVDAFGMYAVRLDGGQGKSGAPGIDFFKQGDSGEAASDLARAGGAVKARFSNTVIKYGDQMPSLPVLSYDNSRLLPESFTGTLITSKEIEGLELNVGRFTSETRKSAEGRDSGGLKRIDVFGGSYKFTDNFSGSLYGYESEDVARKQYMNLNYVIPLADKQSLTLDFNGYRTRVNEDFAADHDIDGTKNTIWSLSAAYNIGAHTFMVAHQRNNGDSGYQYGWYQNEGGLGDGGTTIWLANSYWSDFNGEDERSWQASYGIDFSEYGVPGLSYQVAYVYGDNIKTDYTSDGKEREVFNQLKYVVQDGPAKDLSVKLRGSWLRVSNDAWQYNTDGNEVRVFVEYPVNIF; encoded by the coding sequence ATGTTGCACCACCGGATCAGCCTGCTCGCACTGGGCATCCTCGCGTCCACCGCGGCCATCGCCGAAGACCAGTCCACCGCCAACGGCTTCGTCGAAGACAGCCACCTGGACCTGTTCTTCCGCAATGCCTACATGAACCGCGACAAGTGGCACGAAACTCCGGGCGGCAAGGCTCACGACAAGGCCGAGTGGGGCCAGGCCGCTACCGCCACCTTCACCTCCGGCTTCACCCAGGGCACCGTCGGCTTCGGCGTCGACGCGTTTGGCATGTATGCCGTGCGCCTGGACGGTGGCCAGGGCAAGAGCGGTGCCCCCGGCATCGACTTCTTCAAGCAGGGCGACAGCGGCGAAGCCGCCAGCGACCTGGCTCGCGCCGGTGGCGCGGTGAAGGCGCGCTTCTCCAATACCGTGATCAAGTACGGCGACCAGATGCCGTCCCTGCCGGTCCTGAGCTACGACAACTCCCGCCTGCTGCCGGAAAGCTTCACCGGCACCCTGATCACTTCCAAGGAAATCGAAGGCCTGGAGCTTAACGTCGGCCGCTTCACTTCGGAGACCCGCAAGAGCGCCGAAGGCCGTGACAGCGGCGGGCTGAAGCGCATCGACGTGTTCGGAGGCAGCTACAAGTTCACCGACAACTTCAGCGGCTCGCTGTACGGTTACGAGAGCGAAGATGTCGCTCGCAAGCAGTACATGAACCTGAACTACGTCATCCCGCTGGCCGACAAGCAGTCACTTACCCTGGACTTCAACGGCTACCGCACCCGGGTGAACGAGGACTTCGCTGCCGACCATGACATCGACGGTACCAAGAACACCATCTGGAGCCTGTCGGCGGCATACAACATCGGCGCGCACACCTTCATGGTCGCGCACCAGCGCAACAACGGCGACTCCGGCTACCAGTACGGCTGGTATCAGAACGAGGGCGGCCTGGGCGACGGCGGCACCACCATCTGGCTGGCCAACTCCTACTGGTCGGACTTCAACGGCGAGGACGAGCGCTCCTGGCAGGCCAGCTACGGCATCGACTTCAGCGAGTACGGTGTACCGGGCCTGAGCTATCAGGTGGCCTACGTCTACGGCGACAACATCAAGACTGACTACACCAGCGACGGCAAGGAGCGTGAAGTCTTCAACCAGTTGAAGTACGTGGTGCAGGACGGCCCGGCCAAGGATCTGTCGGTCAAGCTGCGCGGTTCCTGGCTTCGCGTTTCCAACGACGCCTGGCAGTACAACACCGACGGCAACGAAGTCCGCGTGTTCGTCGAGTACCCGGTCAACATCTTCTGA
- a CDS encoding alpha/beta hydrolase family protein: MSRRLFWFALLVTLSTGAVAAPGWNVGFHRLQVSDPLDQQPMKAIAFYPTRATEQPLHLGNFILDVAYEGKTANGRFPLLVMSHGNYGTPLAHRDLIEALVRKGFVVVTLLHPGDNLHDHSRLGALSNLYGRPLQVSETISAALLDPQVAAMVDPRKIGVIGYSAGGETALILAGAQPRLERLLKYCQARPDDRDACSEQGELRADRNDLVPMADPRVGALLLLAPLSLMYGVHELQDVQVPVMLYTGNADNVLDWKKNARALARKLPRQPELRVLDGAGHFVFMAPCSEEELEATPDLCKDTEGLDRRAIHRDLAASAAEFFDISLGNAVMQTSGR; the protein is encoded by the coding sequence ATGTCGAGGCGCCTGTTCTGGTTTGCACTGCTTGTTACCTTGAGTACCGGTGCCGTGGCGGCGCCGGGCTGGAATGTGGGGTTTCATCGCCTGCAGGTCAGCGACCCCCTCGACCAGCAGCCGATGAAGGCCATCGCGTTCTACCCGACCCGGGCCACCGAGCAGCCGCTGCACCTGGGTAATTTCATCCTCGATGTCGCCTATGAAGGCAAGACCGCCAATGGGCGCTTTCCACTGCTGGTGATGTCGCATGGCAACTACGGCACGCCACTGGCCCACCGCGACCTGATCGAGGCGCTGGTGCGCAAGGGCTTCGTGGTTGTGACGCTGCTGCATCCGGGCGACAACCTGCACGATCACAGCCGCCTGGGCGCGTTGAGCAACCTGTACGGCAGGCCGTTGCAGGTCTCGGAGACCATCAGCGCGGCTTTGCTCGACCCGCAGGTGGCGGCGATGGTCGATCCGCGCAAGATCGGGGTGATCGGTTACTCCGCTGGTGGCGAGACTGCGTTGATCCTGGCCGGCGCACAGCCACGCCTGGAGCGCTTGCTCAAGTATTGCCAGGCGCGCCCGGACGACCGCGATGCCTGCAGCGAGCAGGGCGAGTTGCGCGCCGACCGCAACGACCTGGTGCCGATGGCTGATCCCCGTGTCGGCGCCTTGCTGCTGCTGGCGCCGTTGAGCCTGATGTACGGGGTGCATGAATTGCAGGACGTACAGGTGCCGGTGATGCTCTATACCGGTAACGCCGACAATGTCCTGGACTGGAAGAAGAACGCTCGGGCGCTCGCGCGCAAGCTGCCGCGCCAGCCGGAGCTCCGGGTGCTGGACGGCGCCGGGCATTTCGTGTTCATGGCACCGTGCTCGGAGGAGGAGCTGGAGGCGACGCCTGATCTGTGCAAGGACACCGAGGGTCTGGATCGCCGGGCCATCCATCGTGATCTGGCGGCGTCCGCAGCGGAGTTCTTCGATATCAGCCTGGGGAACGCCGTGATGCAGACCTCCGGGCGCTGA
- a CDS encoding phospholipase D family protein, protein MKILNAQHSLKQYLEQVSGKLITVVSASASETESLIETLVENGNRLDLLVGTINAFTSPDFIDFCVRDAGGSVTLHVDFRAQNSVHWKLILIEPDVVILGSANFTEIGLSLTRDTCAVIQDAALYADYLARVEQIKATDGVVLGEDAPAFDEMLDEYRQSHRRMQASLARSAQYLDGESWLGDETNQSIPLFIWYSDHSDESEEQAEAFLHASSDGVDWDDVREFFTYECAEGVLPYEEGDMVLTARCNGTHIGFYTFDRILYRNGTYYIYSYRKKRYTQPFKLEDAKERLKEAIPAWYEEMRTSLNRHDINSVVR, encoded by the coding sequence ATGAAAATCCTTAACGCTCAACATTCGCTCAAGCAGTACCTGGAGCAGGTCAGCGGCAAGCTGATCACCGTTGTCTCGGCCTCCGCCAGTGAAACCGAGTCGCTGATCGAAACCCTGGTGGAGAACGGCAATCGCCTCGATCTGCTGGTGGGTACCATCAACGCGTTCACCTCGCCGGACTTCATCGATTTCTGCGTGCGCGATGCGGGCGGCAGTGTGACGCTGCATGTCGATTTCCGCGCGCAGAACAGCGTGCACTGGAAGCTGATCCTGATCGAACCGGATGTAGTCATTCTGGGTAGCGCCAATTTCACCGAAATCGGCCTTAGCCTGACCCGCGATACCTGCGCGGTGATCCAGGACGCGGCGCTGTATGCCGACTATCTGGCGCGTGTCGAGCAGATCAAGGCCACCGACGGCGTGGTGCTGGGCGAGGATGCTCCGGCCTTTGACGAGATGCTGGACGAGTACCGCCAGAGTCACCGCCGCATGCAGGCGAGCCTGGCGCGCAGCGCGCAGTATCTGGATGGAGAGAGCTGGCTGGGCGACGAGACCAACCAGAGCATCCCGCTGTTCATCTGGTACAGCGATCACTCCGACGAATCCGAAGAACAGGCCGAAGCCTTCCTGCATGCCAGCAGCGATGGCGTGGACTGGGACGATGTGCGCGAGTTCTTCACCTACGAATGCGCCGAGGGCGTGCTGCCCTACGAAGAAGGCGACATGGTGCTGACCGCGCGCTGCAACGGCACGCACATCGGCTTCTACACCTTCGACCGCATCCTCTATCGCAACGGCACCTACTACATCTACTCCTACCGCAAGAAGCGCTATACCCAGCCGTTCAAGCTGGAGGATGCGAAAGAGCGGCTGAAGGAGGCGATCCCCGCGTGGTACGAGGAGATGCGTACTTCCCTCAACCGCCACGACATCAACAGCGTGGTGCGCTGA
- a CDS encoding phosphoethanolamine transferase yields the protein MFKLRPLRPEWVTLSASILLLACYNLPLWRHLLEITPTGWSGRLLAGAFILLLGVCFNLILTLFAFRGVLKPVLTVLLLMSAGVAYFMNQYGVLIDVEMLRNVLETDPAEVRDLLSFKLAIYLLLGLLPVVLLWRLPIAYRPWPRELLSKACVGVVSMLMIGGIALGNYQGLSSMLRNHHELRLQVTPSNTVGALFSLAKGKAVAGSKELRTVAGDAQRSSSWQTHGRKSLTVLVVGESARAENFALNGYPRNTTPRLSAEQGVINFSDVHSCGTETAVSVPCMFSDLTRQHYSDSEAKSQEGLLDVLKRAGFQVLWRDNQSGCKGTCDRVAFQDMSHSNDLTLCGDGECHDEILLKDLQAYIDGLDRDTVLVLHQMGSHGPAYYKRYPKDFEKFTPVCQSNDLSACSRDSIVNGYDNTVLYTDHVLASLIDLLRSNQSKLDTAMIYMADHGESLGEYNLFLHGTPYMLAPDQQKHVGMLAWFSEGYQQSFALDGACLRQRSGQPLSQDNLFHSMLGLLEVRTRTYNADLDMFAGCREPSVRQALAFD from the coding sequence ATGTTCAAGCTTCGTCCGCTTCGCCCCGAATGGGTCACGTTGTCAGCCAGTATCCTGCTACTCGCGTGCTACAACCTGCCGCTTTGGCGCCATTTGCTGGAAATCACACCGACCGGCTGGTCGGGGCGTCTGCTGGCCGGCGCCTTCATCCTGCTGCTGGGGGTGTGTTTCAACCTGATACTGACGCTGTTCGCCTTCCGGGGTGTGCTCAAGCCGGTGCTGACCGTACTGCTGCTGATGAGCGCCGGAGTGGCCTACTTCATGAACCAGTACGGCGTACTGATCGATGTCGAGATGCTGCGCAACGTGCTGGAGACCGACCCCGCCGAGGTGCGCGATCTGCTGTCGTTCAAGCTCGCGATCTACCTGCTGCTCGGGCTGCTGCCGGTGGTGCTGCTCTGGCGTCTGCCGATCGCCTACCGTCCTTGGCCGCGCGAGCTGCTGAGCAAGGCCTGTGTGGGTGTGGTCTCGATGCTGATGATCGGCGGCATCGCGCTGGGGAACTACCAGGGCCTGTCGTCGATGCTGCGCAACCACCACGAACTGCGCCTGCAGGTCACGCCGAGCAATACCGTGGGCGCGCTGTTCAGCCTGGCCAAGGGCAAGGCGGTAGCCGGGAGCAAGGAGCTGCGGACGGTGGCCGGCGATGCGCAGCGCTCATCCAGCTGGCAGACGCACGGGCGCAAATCCCTTACCGTGCTGGTGGTCGGCGAAAGCGCGCGGGCCGAGAACTTCGCGCTCAACGGCTATCCGCGCAACACTACTCCGCGTCTGAGCGCCGAGCAGGGCGTGATCAACTTCAGCGACGTGCATTCCTGCGGCACCGAAACCGCCGTCTCGGTGCCGTGCATGTTTTCCGACCTGACGCGCCAGCACTACAGCGACTCCGAGGCCAAGAGCCAGGAAGGCCTGCTCGATGTGCTCAAGCGCGCGGGTTTCCAGGTGCTGTGGCGGGACAACCAGTCCGGCTGCAAAGGCACCTGCGACCGGGTCGCCTTCCAGGACATGAGCCACTCGAACGACCTGACGCTGTGCGGTGACGGCGAGTGCCACGACGAGATCCTGCTCAAGGACCTGCAGGCTTATATCGATGGGCTGGATCGCGACACCGTGCTGGTCCTGCACCAGATGGGCAGCCACGGCCCGGCTTACTACAAGCGCTACCCGAAGGACTTCGAGAAATTCACCCCGGTATGCCAGAGCAATGACCTGAGCGCCTGCTCGCGGGACAGCATCGTGAACGGTTACGACAACACCGTCCTGTATACCGACCATGTACTGGCCAGCCTGATCGACCTGCTGCGCAGCAATCAATCGAAGCTGGACACCGCGATGATCTACATGGCCGACCACGGCGAATCGCTGGGCGAGTACAACCTGTTCCTGCACGGCACGCCTTACATGCTCGCACCTGACCAGCAGAAGCACGTCGGTATGCTGGCGTGGTTCTCCGAGGGCTACCAGCAATCCTTCGCGCTGGATGGCGCCTGCCTGCGCCAGCGCAGCGGCCAGCCGCTGTCCCAGGACAACCTGTTCCACTCCATGCTCGGCCTGCTGGAGGTGCGTACCCGCACCTACAACGCTGACCTGGACATGTTCGCCGGTTGCCGCGAGCCCTCGGTGCGTCAGGCCCTGGCATTCGACTGA
- a CDS encoding PilT/PilU family type 4a pilus ATPase, which produces MDIQSMLKILATQDGSDLYLSTGAPPCAKFNGVLKPLSGEPMKAGDVARIGYGLMDEEQRAEFDRELEMNLAISIQGVGRFRINLFKQRNEVSIVARNIKLDIPQFDDLKLPEVLLKVIMEKRGLVLFVGGTGSGKSTSLAALIDHRNRNSGGHIITIEDPIEYVHRHRKSIINQREVGVDTRSFHAALKNTLRQAPDVILIGEIRDRETMEHALAFADTGHLAISTLHANNANQALDRIINFFPEERRPQLLNDLGNNLKAFVSQRLVRTQDGKRRAAVEVLLGTATISDLIKRGDFSSIKEIMDKSRALGMQTFDQALFDLAVEGAISEEEAVKNADSANNLRLKLKLQRDNPAMAMSAAAAKAAPAPAPAPMASATPAVAAAEASNWGLELALEEIEAEDADKPGGL; this is translated from the coding sequence ATGGATATCCAGTCGATGCTGAAGATCCTGGCCACCCAGGATGGTTCCGATCTCTACCTCTCCACCGGCGCGCCGCCTTGCGCCAAGTTCAACGGGGTGCTCAAGCCGCTGTCCGGCGAGCCGATGAAGGCTGGCGATGTGGCACGCATCGGCTATGGCCTGATGGACGAGGAGCAACGCGCCGAGTTCGACCGCGAGCTGGAGATGAACCTGGCCATTTCCATTCAGGGCGTAGGCCGTTTCCGGATCAACCTGTTCAAGCAGCGCAACGAAGTCTCCATCGTGGCGCGCAACATCAAGCTCGACATCCCGCAGTTCGACGACCTCAAGCTGCCGGAAGTGCTGCTCAAGGTGATCATGGAGAAGCGTGGGCTGGTGCTGTTCGTCGGTGGCACCGGCTCTGGCAAGTCCACCTCGCTGGCGGCCCTGATCGACCACCGCAACCGCAATAGCGGCGGGCACATCATCACCATCGAAGACCCGATCGAGTACGTGCACCGGCACCGCAAGTCGATCATCAACCAGCGCGAAGTGGGCGTGGATACGCGCAGCTTCCATGCCGCGCTGAAGAACACCCTGCGCCAGGCGCCAGATGTGATCCTGATCGGCGAGATTCGCGACCGCGAGACGATGGAACACGCCCTGGCCTTCGCCGATACCGGCCACCTGGCCATTTCCACCCTGCATGCAAACAACGCCAACCAGGCTCTGGACCGCATCATCAACTTCTTCCCCGAGGAGCGCCGGCCGCAACTGCTCAACGACCTGGGCAACAACCTCAAGGCGTTCGTCTCCCAGCGCCTGGTGCGTACCCAGGACGGCAAGCGCCGCGCGGCGGTGGAAGTGCTGCTGGGCACCGCCACCATCAGCGATCTGATCAAGCGCGGTGACTTCAGCTCGATCAAGGAAATCATGGACAAGTCCCGTGCGCTGGGCATGCAGACCTTCGACCAGGCACTGTTCGACCTTGCGGTGGAGGGTGCCATCAGCGAGGAAGAGGCCGTGAAAAACGCCGACTCGGCGAACAATCTGCGCCTGAAGCTCAAGCTGCAGCGCGACAACCCGGCGATGGCCATGAGCGCTGCCGCGGCCAAGGCGGCACCAGCGCCGGCACCGGCTCCGATGGCATCTGCCACGCCGGCCGTCGCTGCCGCCGAAGCTTCCAATTGGGGGCTGGAACTGGCGCTGGAGGAGATCGAAGCCGAGGATGCGGACAAACCCGGCGGCCTGTAA
- a CDS encoding MFS transporter yields MPAESRSGTGTTLQVVSVVLFTFIAYLTIGIPLAVLPGYVHTDLGFGSVLAGLVISIQYLATLLTRPYAGQVIDTLGPKRAVLYGMAGCAGSGALMLASWSTQGVPWVSLGLLMLARLVLGTSESLVGSASISWGIDRVGAANTAKVISWNGIASYGALAIGAPLGVLMVQHLGLASMGVGIILLATLGFALAWPKRPAALVHGERMPFHHVLGRVLPHGMGLALGGIGFGTIATFITLYYGSRGWSDAVYCLTAFGGCFIGARLLFANAINRHGGFRVAIACLSVESIGLALLWLAPSPWLALAGAALSGFGFSLVFPALGVEAVGLVPASNRGAALGAYSLFIDVSLGITGPLVGAIAGAFGFGSIFLFAALAALSGLALSLVLYQRSFAPQSNARA; encoded by the coding sequence ATGCCCGCCGAATCCCGCTCCGGCACCGGGACCACACTCCAGGTGGTCTCCGTCGTCCTCTTCACCTTCATCGCCTACCTGACCATCGGCATCCCCCTGGCGGTCCTGCCCGGCTACGTACATACCGACCTTGGTTTCGGCTCGGTACTGGCGGGACTGGTGATCAGCATCCAGTACCTCGCCACGCTGCTCACCCGCCCCTACGCCGGCCAGGTGATCGATACTCTCGGCCCTAAGCGCGCCGTGCTCTACGGCATGGCCGGCTGCGCCGGCAGCGGCGCATTGATGCTGGCATCCTGGTCGACCCAGGGCGTGCCGTGGGTCAGCCTGGGGCTGCTGATGCTCGCGCGACTGGTGCTGGGAACCTCCGAGAGCCTGGTGGGTAGCGCATCCATCAGTTGGGGCATCGACCGGGTCGGCGCGGCGAATACCGCAAAGGTGATTTCCTGGAACGGCATCGCCAGCTACGGCGCTCTGGCCATAGGTGCGCCGCTGGGCGTGCTGATGGTGCAGCACCTGGGGCTGGCCAGCATGGGAGTGGGCATCATTCTGCTGGCAACGCTGGGCTTCGCCCTTGCCTGGCCCAAGCGTCCGGCCGCGCTGGTACACGGCGAGCGCATGCCCTTCCACCACGTGCTCGGGCGCGTGCTTCCACACGGTATGGGGCTGGCGCTGGGCGGTATCGGCTTCGGTACCATCGCTACCTTCATCACCCTGTACTACGGCAGCCGTGGCTGGAGCGATGCGGTCTACTGCCTGACCGCCTTCGGCGGCTGCTTCATCGGCGCTCGCCTGCTGTTTGCCAATGCGATCAACCGGCACGGCGGCTTCCGCGTAGCCATCGCCTGCCTCTCGGTGGAGAGCATCGGCCTGGCGCTGCTATGGCTCGCGCCCTCGCCCTGGCTCGCCCTGGCCGGTGCGGCGCTGAGCGGCTTCGGATTTTCCCTGGTGTTCCCGGCCCTGGGCGTCGAAGCAGTCGGCCTGGTACCGGCATCCAACCGAGGCGCCGCGCTGGGCGCCTATTCGCTGTTCATCGACGTATCGCTAGGCATCACCGGGCCGCTGGTGGGCGCCATCGCCGGCGCCTTCGGTTTCGGCTCGATCTTCCTGTTCGCCGCGCTGGCGGCGTTGAGCGGGCTGGCACTCAGCCTGGTGCTCTACCAGCGCTCGTTCGCCCCTCAGTCGAATGCCAGGGCCTGA
- a CDS encoding putative glycolipid-binding domain-containing protein, giving the protein MKTLRWEGLWRAPVSSWEELLLTDGRAESQLRAIDEAGGPSYQLDYRLQWDADWRLLEACFSVESSRGECLLHLLADGEGHWRTAAGEPLGELDGCLDIDIWPTPFTNTFPIRRLKLADGERRELAVVYLEAPRLWPTRMRQGYTRIDASHYRYENLEGTNFQALLTVDDDGLVLDYPTLFRRT; this is encoded by the coding sequence ATGAAGACGCTGCGTTGGGAAGGACTCTGGCGTGCTCCGGTGTCGAGCTGGGAAGAATTGCTGTTGACCGATGGCCGCGCGGAAAGCCAGCTTCGCGCCATTGATGAGGCCGGTGGGCCGTCCTATCAGTTGGACTATCGATTGCAGTGGGATGCCGACTGGCGCCTGCTTGAGGCATGTTTCAGCGTCGAGAGCAGCCGTGGTGAATGTCTGCTGCACTTGCTCGCCGACGGCGAAGGCCACTGGCGCACCGCCGCAGGCGAACCCCTGGGCGAGCTGGATGGCTGCCTGGATATCGACATCTGGCCGACCCCCTTCACCAACACCTTCCCTATCCGCCGCCTCAAGCTCGCCGATGGTGAGCGCCGCGAACTGGCGGTGGTCTATCTGGAAGCGCCACGGCTCTGGCCGACGCGCATGCGCCAGGGCTATACCCGCATCGATGCCAGCCACTACCGCTACGAGAACCTGGAAGGAACGAACTTCCAGGCGCTGCTGACGGTGGACGACGACGGCCTGGTGCTGGATTACCCGACGCTGTTCCGGCGGACCTGA
- a CDS encoding ABC-F family ATPase, translating into MISTANITMQFGAKPLFENVSVKFGNGNRYGLIGANGCGKSTFMKILGGELEPSSGQVMLENGVRLGKLRQDQFAYEEFSVIDTVIMGHEELWKVKAERDRIYSLPEMSEEDGMAVAELEVQFAEFDGYTAESRAGELLLGLGIPLEQHFGPMSAVAPGWKLRVLLAQALFSDPDLLLLDEPTNHLDINTIRWLENIITARNSTMIIISHDRHFLNSVCTHMADLDYGELRLFPGNYDEYMTAAEQARERLLSDNAKKKAQIAELQTFVSRFSANASKAKQATSRARQIDKIQLEEVKPSSRVSPFIRFEQYKKLHRQAVTLEKVSQGFDGVALFKNLSMQVEAGERIAIIGPNGIGKTTLLRTLVGEMAPTAGEVKWTDSADVGYFAQDHAEDFEDDCNLFDWMAQWTQGGEQLVRGTLGRMLFSNDDIKKSVKVISGGEQGRMLFGKLILKKPNVLVMDEPTNHLDMESIEALNLALENYPGTLIFVSHDREFVSSLATRIIELSENGITDFSGSYDDYLRSQGVIV; encoded by the coding sequence TTGATTTCCACTGCGAATATCACCATGCAGTTTGGCGCCAAGCCGCTGTTCGAAAACGTTTCCGTCAAGTTCGGCAACGGCAACCGCTACGGCCTGATCGGCGCCAACGGTTGCGGCAAATCCACGTTCATGAAGATCCTCGGCGGCGAACTGGAGCCGTCTTCCGGCCAGGTGATGCTGGAAAACGGCGTGCGCCTGGGCAAGCTGCGCCAGGATCAGTTCGCCTACGAAGAATTCTCCGTGATCGACACCGTGATCATGGGCCACGAAGAACTGTGGAAGGTCAAGGCCGAGCGCGACCGCATCTACTCCCTGCCGGAGATGAGCGAGGAAGACGGCATGGCCGTGGCCGAACTGGAAGTCCAGTTCGCCGAGTTCGACGGCTACACCGCCGAATCCCGCGCCGGCGAGTTGCTGCTGGGCCTGGGTATTCCGCTGGAACAGCACTTCGGCCCGATGAGTGCCGTGGCTCCGGGCTGGAAGCTGCGCGTGCTGCTGGCCCAGGCGCTGTTCTCCGATCCTGACCTGCTGCTGCTCGACGAACCGACAAACCACCTGGACATCAATACCATCCGCTGGCTGGAAAACATCATCACGGCGCGTAACAGCACCATGATCATCATTTCCCACGACCGCCACTTCCTGAACAGCGTCTGCACCCACATGGCGGACCTGGACTACGGCGAGCTGCGCCTGTTCCCGGGCAACTACGACGAGTACATGACCGCGGCCGAACAGGCCCGCGAGCGCCTGCTCTCGGACAACGCCAAGAAAAAAGCCCAGATCGCAGAGCTGCAAACCTTCGTCAGCCGTTTCTCGGCCAACGCCTCCAAGGCCAAGCAGGCCACCAGCCGTGCCCGCCAGATCGACAAGATCCAACTGGAAGAGGTCAAGCCGTCCAGCCGCGTCAGCCCGTTCATCCGCTTCGAGCAGTACAAGAAACTGCACCGTCAGGCCGTGACCCTGGAAAAAGTCAGCCAGGGCTTCGACGGCGTAGCGCTGTTCAAGAACCTGAGCATGCAGGTGGAAGCCGGCGAGCGCATCGCCATCATCGGCCCCAACGGCATCGGCAAGACCACCCTGCTGCGCACCCTGGTCGGCGAGATGGCGCCCACCGCAGGCGAAGTGAAGTGGACAGACAGCGCGGACGTGGGCTACTTCGCCCAGGACCACGCCGAGGATTTCGAGGACGACTGCAACCTGTTCGACTGGATGGCTCAGTGGACCCAGGGTGGCGAGCAACTGGTACGCGGCACCCTTGGCCGCATGCTGTTCTCCAACGACGACATCAAGAAGTCGGTGAAGGTGATCTCCGGCGGTGAACAGGGCCGCATGCTGTTCGGCAAGCTGATCCTGAAGAAGCCCAACGTGCTGGTGATGGACGAACCGACCAACCACCTGGACATGGAGTCCATCGAGGCGCTCAACCTGGCCCTGGAGAACTACCCGGGCACGCTGATCTTCGTCAGCCACGACCGCGAATTCGTCTCCTCGCTGGCAACGCGCATCATTGAACTGTCGGAGAACGGCATCACCGACTTCAGCGGCAGCTACGATGACTACCTTCGCAGTCAGGGCGTGATCGTCTGA
- a CDS encoding MmcQ/YjbR family DNA-binding protein, translated as MTPQQIASFCLQLPGAREDIKWGSNRVFSVAGNKMFAILDFLDEGAGGLAFKVGPELFLGYVDRPGIRPAPYLARAYWVAMQRPYPLGDAELREALTRSHQLVVARLPKRQRLGLLLDVTP; from the coding sequence ATGACGCCACAACAGATCGCCAGCTTTTGCCTGCAACTGCCCGGCGCACGCGAGGACATCAAATGGGGTAGCAACCGCGTATTCTCGGTGGCCGGCAACAAGATGTTCGCCATCCTCGACTTTCTCGACGAAGGCGCCGGCGGGCTGGCCTTCAAGGTCGGGCCGGAACTGTTCCTCGGCTACGTCGACCGTCCCGGCATCCGCCCGGCGCCCTATCTGGCGCGAGCCTACTGGGTCGCGATGCAACGCCCCTACCCCCTGGGAGACGCCGAGTTGCGCGAGGCGCTGACTCGCTCGCATCAGTTGGTGGTCGCGCGCCTGCCCAAGCGCCAACGGCTGGGCCTGCTGCTGGATGTGACACCATGA
- a CDS encoding peptidylprolyl isomerase produces MPVAMARHILVKTAAEAEQIKQRLSRGEDFAALARKHSTCASGKRGGDLGEVRPGQMVRSIDQVIFKKPVGVVHGPVKSQFGYHLVEVYFRD; encoded by the coding sequence ATGCCTGTCGCGATGGCCCGCCACATCCTGGTCAAGACCGCCGCCGAAGCCGAGCAGATCAAGCAGCGCCTGTCCCGTGGCGAGGATTTCGCCGCCCTGGCGCGCAAGCATTCCACCTGCGCCTCCGGCAAGCGCGGCGGCGATCTGGGTGAGGTTCGACCGGGGCAGATGGTCCGCAGCATCGACCAGGTGATCTTCAAGAAGCCGGTCGGCGTGGTCCACGGTCCGGTCAAGAGCCAGTTCGGCTACCATCTGGTCGAGGTCTATTTCAGGGATTGA